The following proteins come from a genomic window of Coffea arabica cultivar ET-39 chromosome 11c, Coffea Arabica ET-39 HiFi, whole genome shotgun sequence:
- the LOC113717041 gene encoding gibberellin 2-beta-dioxygenase 8-like — protein MIDSNSNCNPPLLQDYAQLVHKLQSHVAVDQCEEEGNKMMMMVQEECELPLIDLGVLITSESSSDEASKRECMAKIAMASSEWGFFQVVNHGVSSELLRKMREEQIKLFRAPFEKKASYALLNSSYRWGTPTATCPKQFSWSEAFHIPLAKISDQASYGDFTSLREVMVEYAEAMQGVAKLLAGVLAMKMGSPKQVLEEICDENTCFLRLNRYPACPISPEIFGLVPHTDSDFLTILHQDEVGGLQLMKDSKWVAVKPNADALIVNIGDLFQAWSNDAYKSVEHKVMVKRKVERFSIAYFLCPSYESEIGSCKREPSASVYKAFTFGQYRHQVREDVKFIGHKVGLSRFRV, from the exons CAGGACTATGCACAACTCGTTCATAAACTGCAAAGCCATGTAGCAGTTGATCAATGTGAAGAAGAAGGGAataagatgatgatgatggtgcAGGAGGAATGTGAACTACCCCTGATAGACCTCGGCGTGCTCATCACTAGTGAATCATCATCAGATGAAGCAAGCAAGCGTGAGTGCATGGCGAAAATCGCCATGGCATCGTCAGAATGGGGGTTTTTCCAAGTTGTCAACCACGGAGTGAGCTCTGAGCTGCTGCGAAAGATGAGGGAAGAACAGATTAAGCTGTTTCGGGCGCCCTTCGAGAAGAAAGCCTCGTATGCGCTGCTTAACAGTTCATACAGGTGGGGAACTCCGACAGCTACTTGTCCCAAGCAGTTCTCCTGGTCTGAGGCCTTCCATATTCCCCTCGCCAAGATTTCAGACCAAGCCTCTTATGGAGACTTCACCTCTTTAAG GGAAGTGATGGTGGAATATGCAGAAGCAATGCAAGGAGTAGCCAAGCTATTGGCTGGAGTGCTGGCAATGAAGATGGGCAGTCCAAAGCAAGTTCTGGAAGAAATATGCGACGAAAACACATGCTTCCTTCGCTTGAATCGATATCCTGCCTGTCCAATTTCACCGGAGATTTTTGGCTTAGTACCCCACACGGATAGTGATTTTCTTACCATCCTTCATCAGGATGAAGTTGGCGGACTTCAACTCATGAAGGATTCCAAGTGGGTTGCTGTCAAACCCAACGCAGACGCACTCATTGTCAACATTGGAGATCTCTTCCAG GCTTGGAGCAATGATGCGTACAAGAGTGTAGAGCACAAAGTGATGGTGAAGCGGAAGGTGGAGAGATTCTCAATTGCGTATTTTCTGTGCCCTTCCTACGAATCTGAGATCGGCAGCTGCAAACGGGAGCCTTCTGCCTCTGTCTACAAGGCCTTCACGTTCGGCCAATACAGACACCAAGTCCGAGAAGATGTCAAATTCATCGGCCACAAAGTAGGCCTTTCCAGATTTCGAGTATAA